A section of the Malania oleifera isolate guangnan ecotype guangnan chromosome 2, ASM2987363v1, whole genome shotgun sequence genome encodes:
- the LOC131148110 gene encoding uncharacterized protein LOC131148110, with protein sequence MAFKIKRTRYERKVVCYWCHKKGHLKRDFEDQKRYEEEKKTWDGVNVSEHATWHGNDEVLVTAINLHQKINQRNVQCRYCKKYSHMKRKCRKLRRKNMNTLGSPNDDGWVLDSGSSVHVCFKKEIFHYFKEFRSTVSLGDGSSYDVRGIGSMKLKTPVGVIRILDDVNFIPKMQRNLISLSWLDFKGCQISVTDEAMEVT encoded by the coding sequence ATGGCGTTTAAAATCAAGAGGACGAGATACGAGCGCAAGGTTGTATGCTATTGGTGTCATAAAAAGGGGCACCTCAAAAGGGACTTTGAAGATCAAAAACGAtacgaagaagaaaagaagacatgGGATGGTGTCAATGTATCGGAGCATGCCACATGGCATGGTAATGATGAGGTCCTTGTAACGGCGATCAACTTAcatcaaaaaatcaatcaaagaaatgTGCAGTGCCGATACTGCAAGAAGTATAGCCATATGAAAAGGAAGTGTCGAAAATTGAGGAGAAAGAACATGAATACTCTTGGTAGTCCAAACGATGATGGATGGGTTTTGGACTCTGGGAGTTCAGTTCATGtttgttttaaaaaagaaattttcCATTATTTCAAAGAATTTCGCAGTACGGTATCACTTGGTGATGGGTCTTCATACGATGTCAGAGGGATTGGATCTATGAAGCTGAAGACGCCTGTTGGAGTGATCCGTATTTTGGATGACGTAAACTTCATTCCAAAGATGCaaagaaatttgatctcccttagtTGGTTGGATTTTAAGGGTTGCCAAATCTCTGTCACAGATGAAGCTATGGAGGTGACCTGA